The Lycium barbarum isolate Lr01 chromosome 9, ASM1917538v2, whole genome shotgun sequence genome has a segment encoding these proteins:
- the LOC132611584 gene encoding uncharacterized protein LOC132611584 has product MANLTKLEFVALDISGKNYLSWLLDAEIHLDAMGLGDTIEENNKASNQENAKAMIFLRHHLDEDLKIEYLTIKDPLVLWKNLKERYDHLKMVFLPKARHEWINLRLQDFKSVMKYNSEMFRITSILTLCGEKISDSDKLEKTDD; this is encoded by the exons ATGGCTAACCTTACAAAACTCGAGTTCGTTGCCCTTGATATTTCGGGCAAGAACTACCTATCATGGTTGCTAGATGCTGAAATCCATCTTGATGCTATGGGTCTTGGAGACACCATtgaagaaaataataaagcatcCAACCAAGAAAATGCCAAGGCTATGATATTCTTGCGTCATCATCTTGATGAGGATCTGAAAATTGAATATCTTACTATTAAGGATCCACTCGTTTTAtggaaaaacttgaaagaaaggtatgaccacctgaagatggtcttcCTCCCAAAAGCACGACACGAATGGATCAATCTAAGGTTACAAGATTTCAAATCAGTTATGAAGTATAACTCTGAGATGTTCAGAATTACTTCTATATTGACACTATGTGGAGAAAAGATTAGTGATTCTGATAAGCTGGAAAAGAC AGATGATTGA
- the LOC132610900 gene encoding E3 ubiquitin protein ligase DRIP1-like isoform X3, giving the protein MDDFATRQASLKSVLTCEICKKLCKKVTIIEECCHRFCKKCITRKISEEKLHVCPVCNLDLGVAPLQKIRPDHQVQEIRDIFSTKRREYIERGLIQDNSKKGETKKLAHEDGDNNKSANMLIDNPLPAAAAVATSSRRKEKSIASLVNTTPVDDQVPVQQNISGTGRRRRGKSRNANNNALQFQDSSKFNNVEVNTQIKEDHQPGSSCIPLLSGKATTKNTQQKVESAACATESSKNDTISKKNKSTEPLDGMNDLWEPLNTLVTNKGLTLGSNKSKSSEPVATFTPLINFNDKDEEEDEDDDRDEEYVPCPKTREHKVSKQNIVHQKEEKKSNVVPVAEVPAPSSSNNNNNNNDKGKGKKGRRGRKKKESNSIPVAGGVGSSNNVQQVRVTHEAAATSSGARLNARVHPIWLTLVASDKPECPSPLPQISSRYIKIMWRFACWAYHCVLSSNCIN; this is encoded by the exons ATGGATGATTTTGCTACACGGCAAGCGAGTCTCAAGAGTGTTTTAACATGCGAAATTTGCAAAAAGCTATGCAAAAAAGTTACCATTATTGAAGAATGTTGTCACAGAT TTTGCAAGAAGTGCATAACCAGGAAGATATCAGAAGAGAAATTGCATGTTTGTCCAGTTTGCAACCTGGATCTAGGTGTTGCCCCACTGCAGAAAATTAG GCCTGATCACCAAGTCCAAGAGATCAGAGACATATTCTCAACTAAAAGAAGAGAATACATTGAGCGTGGACTAATCCAAGATAACTCGAAAAAAGGCGAAACCAAAAAGTTAGCTCATGAGGATGGTGATAATAATAAGAGTGCCAACATGCTCATTGATAATCCATTgcctgctgctgctgctgttgctaCAAGTTCAAGGAGAAAGGAGAAATCAATTGCTTCCTTAGTAAATACTACACCTGTTGATGATCAAGTTCCGGTTCAGCAGAACATTTCGGGTactggaagaagaagaagaggcaaATCGCGAAATGCTAATAATAATGCTCTGCAATTTCAAGATTCATCCAAATTTAACAATGTTGAGGTTAATACTCAGATAAAGGAAGATCATCAGCCAGGAAGTTCATGCATTCCTCTTCTTTCTGGCAAAGCAACTACTAAAAATACACAACAG AAGGTTGAGAGTGCTGCTTGTGCTACTGAGTCCTCAAAGAATGATACTATCTCAAAGAAGAATAAAAGTACTGAACCATTGGATGGTATGAATGACCTATGGGAACCATTGAACACATTGGTAACTAATAAAGGTCTCACTTTAGGTTCCAACAAATCCAAATCCTCAGAGCCTGTTGCAACCTTCACTCCACTAATCAATTTTAATGACAAAGACGAAGAGGAGGATGAAGACGATGATAGAGACGAGGAGTATGTGCCTTGTCCAAAAACAAGGGAACACAAAGTTAGCAAACAGAATATTGTTCATCAAAAAGAGGAAAAGAAATCAAATGTTGTTCCAGTTGCAGAAGTACCTGCACCATCAAGTagcaataataacaataacaataatgacAAAGGAAAAGGGAAAAAGGGACGACGTGGCAGAAAGAAAAAAGAATCAAATAGTATTCCTGTTGCTGGTGGTGTTGGATCATCAAATAATGTGCAACAAGTACGAGTTACTCATGAGGCTGCAGCGACAAGCAGTGGTGCTAGACTGAATGCAAGAGTCCATCCCATTTGGCTCACTTTGGTTGCATCTGATAAGCC AGAATGTCCATCACCCTTACCACAGATTTCTTCCCGCTACATAAAGATCAT GTGGAGGTTCGCATGTTGGGCATACCATTGCGTCCTGAGCAGCAACTGCATCAACTAA
- the LOC132610900 gene encoding E3 ubiquitin protein ligase DRIP2-like isoform X2 yields the protein MDDFATRQASLKSVLTCEICKKLCKKVTIIEECCHRFCKKCITRKISEEKLHVCPVCNLDLGVAPLQKIRPDHQVQEIRDIFSTKRREYIERGLIQDNSKKGETKKLAHEDGDNNKSANMLIDNPLPAAAAVATSSRRKEKSIASLVNTTPVDDQVPVQQNISGTGRRRRGKSRNANNNALQFQDSSKFNNVEVNTQIKEDHQPGSSCIPLLSGKATTKNTQQVESAACATESSKNDTISKKNKSTEPLDGMNDLWEPLNTLVTNKGLTLGSNKSKSSEPVATFTPLINFNDKDEEEDEDDDRDEEYVPCPKTREHKVSKQNIVHQKEEKKSNVVPVAEVPAPSSSNNNNNNNDKGKGKKGRRGRKKKESNSIPVAGGVGSSNNVQQVRVTHEAAATSSGARLNARVHPIWLTLVASDKPECPSPLPQISSRYIKIMDVNMPVSYIKKYLAIKLTLQREDEVEVRMLGIPLRPEQQLHQLKDMWLRAAPNSEIRKAKVGGSAKDFVMVFTYARKL from the exons ATGGATGATTTTGCTACACGGCAAGCGAGTCTCAAGAGTGTTTTAACATGCGAAATTTGCAAAAAGCTATGCAAAAAAGTTACCATTATTGAAGAATGTTGTCACAGAT TTTGCAAGAAGTGCATAACCAGGAAGATATCAGAAGAGAAATTGCATGTTTGTCCAGTTTGCAACCTGGATCTAGGTGTTGCCCCACTGCAGAAAATTAG GCCTGATCACCAAGTCCAAGAGATCAGAGACATATTCTCAACTAAAAGAAGAGAATACATTGAGCGTGGACTAATCCAAGATAACTCGAAAAAAGGCGAAACCAAAAAGTTAGCTCATGAGGATGGTGATAATAATAAGAGTGCCAACATGCTCATTGATAATCCATTgcctgctgctgctgctgttgctaCAAGTTCAAGGAGAAAGGAGAAATCAATTGCTTCCTTAGTAAATACTACACCTGTTGATGATCAAGTTCCGGTTCAGCAGAACATTTCGGGTactggaagaagaagaagaggcaaATCGCGAAATGCTAATAATAATGCTCTGCAATTTCAAGATTCATCCAAATTTAACAATGTTGAGGTTAATACTCAGATAAAGGAAGATCATCAGCCAGGAAGTTCATGCATTCCTCTTCTTTCTGGCAAAGCAACTACTAAAAATACACAACAG GTTGAGAGTGCTGCTTGTGCTACTGAGTCCTCAAAGAATGATACTATCTCAAAGAAGAATAAAAGTACTGAACCATTGGATGGTATGAATGACCTATGGGAACCATTGAACACATTGGTAACTAATAAAGGTCTCACTTTAGGTTCCAACAAATCCAAATCCTCAGAGCCTGTTGCAACCTTCACTCCACTAATCAATTTTAATGACAAAGACGAAGAGGAGGATGAAGACGATGATAGAGACGAGGAGTATGTGCCTTGTCCAAAAACAAGGGAACACAAAGTTAGCAAACAGAATATTGTTCATCAAAAAGAGGAAAAGAAATCAAATGTTGTTCCAGTTGCAGAAGTACCTGCACCATCAAGTagcaataataacaataacaataatgacAAAGGAAAAGGGAAAAAGGGACGACGTGGCAGAAAGAAAAAAGAATCAAATAGTATTCCTGTTGCTGGTGGTGTTGGATCATCAAATAATGTGCAACAAGTACGAGTTACTCATGAGGCTGCAGCGACAAGCAGTGGTGCTAGACTGAATGCAAGAGTCCATCCCATTTGGCTCACTTTGGTTGCATCTGATAAGCC AGAATGTCCATCACCCTTACCACAGATTTCTTCCCGCTACATAAAGATCAT GGATGTGAATATGCCTGTTTCCTACATAAAGAAGTATCTTGCAATAAAACTGACTCTCCAGAGAGAGGACGAG GTGGAGGTTCGCATGTTGGGCATACCATTGCGTCCTGAGCAGCAACTGCATCAACTAAAAGATATGTGGTTACGTGCAGCACCTAACTCTGAAATTAGAAAGGCAAAAGTTGGAGGTTCTGCTAAAGATTTTGTGATGGTTTTTACATATGCTCGCAAATTATAA
- the LOC132610900 gene encoding E3 ubiquitin protein ligase DRIP1-like isoform X1 codes for MDDFATRQASLKSVLTCEICKKLCKKVTIIEECCHRFCKKCITRKISEEKLHVCPVCNLDLGVAPLQKIRPDHQVQEIRDIFSTKRREYIERGLIQDNSKKGETKKLAHEDGDNNKSANMLIDNPLPAAAAVATSSRRKEKSIASLVNTTPVDDQVPVQQNISGTGRRRRGKSRNANNNALQFQDSSKFNNVEVNTQIKEDHQPGSSCIPLLSGKATTKNTQQKVESAACATESSKNDTISKKNKSTEPLDGMNDLWEPLNTLVTNKGLTLGSNKSKSSEPVATFTPLINFNDKDEEEDEDDDRDEEYVPCPKTREHKVSKQNIVHQKEEKKSNVVPVAEVPAPSSSNNNNNNNDKGKGKKGRRGRKKKESNSIPVAGGVGSSNNVQQVRVTHEAAATSSGARLNARVHPIWLTLVASDKPECPSPLPQISSRYIKIMDVNMPVSYIKKYLAIKLTLQREDEVEVRMLGIPLRPEQQLHQLKDMWLRAAPNSEIRKAKVGGSAKDFVMVFTYARKL; via the exons ATGGATGATTTTGCTACACGGCAAGCGAGTCTCAAGAGTGTTTTAACATGCGAAATTTGCAAAAAGCTATGCAAAAAAGTTACCATTATTGAAGAATGTTGTCACAGAT TTTGCAAGAAGTGCATAACCAGGAAGATATCAGAAGAGAAATTGCATGTTTGTCCAGTTTGCAACCTGGATCTAGGTGTTGCCCCACTGCAGAAAATTAG GCCTGATCACCAAGTCCAAGAGATCAGAGACATATTCTCAACTAAAAGAAGAGAATACATTGAGCGTGGACTAATCCAAGATAACTCGAAAAAAGGCGAAACCAAAAAGTTAGCTCATGAGGATGGTGATAATAATAAGAGTGCCAACATGCTCATTGATAATCCATTgcctgctgctgctgctgttgctaCAAGTTCAAGGAGAAAGGAGAAATCAATTGCTTCCTTAGTAAATACTACACCTGTTGATGATCAAGTTCCGGTTCAGCAGAACATTTCGGGTactggaagaagaagaagaggcaaATCGCGAAATGCTAATAATAATGCTCTGCAATTTCAAGATTCATCCAAATTTAACAATGTTGAGGTTAATACTCAGATAAAGGAAGATCATCAGCCAGGAAGTTCATGCATTCCTCTTCTTTCTGGCAAAGCAACTACTAAAAATACACAACAG AAGGTTGAGAGTGCTGCTTGTGCTACTGAGTCCTCAAAGAATGATACTATCTCAAAGAAGAATAAAAGTACTGAACCATTGGATGGTATGAATGACCTATGGGAACCATTGAACACATTGGTAACTAATAAAGGTCTCACTTTAGGTTCCAACAAATCCAAATCCTCAGAGCCTGTTGCAACCTTCACTCCACTAATCAATTTTAATGACAAAGACGAAGAGGAGGATGAAGACGATGATAGAGACGAGGAGTATGTGCCTTGTCCAAAAACAAGGGAACACAAAGTTAGCAAACAGAATATTGTTCATCAAAAAGAGGAAAAGAAATCAAATGTTGTTCCAGTTGCAGAAGTACCTGCACCATCAAGTagcaataataacaataacaataatgacAAAGGAAAAGGGAAAAAGGGACGACGTGGCAGAAAGAAAAAAGAATCAAATAGTATTCCTGTTGCTGGTGGTGTTGGATCATCAAATAATGTGCAACAAGTACGAGTTACTCATGAGGCTGCAGCGACAAGCAGTGGTGCTAGACTGAATGCAAGAGTCCATCCCATTTGGCTCACTTTGGTTGCATCTGATAAGCC AGAATGTCCATCACCCTTACCACAGATTTCTTCCCGCTACATAAAGATCAT GGATGTGAATATGCCTGTTTCCTACATAAAGAAGTATCTTGCAATAAAACTGACTCTCCAGAGAGAGGACGAG GTGGAGGTTCGCATGTTGGGCATACCATTGCGTCCTGAGCAGCAACTGCATCAACTAAAAGATATGTGGTTACGTGCAGCACCTAACTCTGAAATTAGAAAGGCAAAAGTTGGAGGTTCTGCTAAAGATTTTGTGATGGTTTTTACATATGCTCGCAAATTATAA